The Micromonospora sp. NBC_01740 genome includes a window with the following:
- a CDS encoding cold-shock protein, with translation MATGTVKWFNSEKGFGFIEQDGGGPDVFVHYSAIASSGYRELNEGQKVEFEVTQGQKGPQADNVRPL, from the coding sequence ATGGCAACCGGCACGGTTAAGTGGTTCAACTCGGAAAAGGGCTTCGGCTTCATCGAGCAGGATGGCGGAGGGCCGGACGTGTTCGTCCACTACTCGGCCATCGCGTCGAGCGGTTACCGGGAGCTGAACGAGGGCCAGAAGGTTGAGTTCGAGGTGACCCAGGGTCAGAAGGGTCCGCAGGCGGACAACGTCCGTCCGCTGTAG
- a CDS encoding class I SAM-dependent methyltransferase, with protein sequence MKGATADALTEIEREIDAPGGGLDRLRLVRIPFVPEVRLHLAEDAIVWWARMEAQAGHALPAPYWASVWAGGQALARHLLDHPDLAAGRRVLDLAAGSGLVAIAAALAGAERVVANDIDPYAVAAVTVNARANDVTVATTGGDLLDSDLDGVDLLLAGDVLYDATMAARVLPFLRRAAAGGAEVLVGDPGRGHLPPGVLATVASYPVPTTEPSVDSTVRRVQVLRPR encoded by the coding sequence ATGAAGGGTGCCACAGCCGACGCGCTGACCGAGATCGAGCGGGAGATCGACGCTCCCGGGGGCGGGCTGGACCGGCTCCGGCTGGTGCGGATCCCGTTCGTCCCCGAGGTCCGGCTGCACCTGGCCGAGGACGCCATCGTCTGGTGGGCCCGGATGGAGGCGCAGGCCGGGCACGCCCTGCCCGCGCCGTACTGGGCCTCGGTCTGGGCCGGTGGCCAGGCCCTCGCGCGCCACCTGCTCGACCACCCCGACCTCGCGGCCGGCCGCCGGGTGCTCGACCTCGCCGCCGGGTCCGGCCTGGTGGCGATCGCGGCCGCGCTGGCCGGCGCCGAGCGGGTGGTCGCCAACGACATCGACCCGTACGCGGTCGCGGCGGTCACCGTCAACGCCCGGGCCAACGACGTGACGGTCGCGACCACCGGCGGCGACCTGCTCGACAGCGATCTCGACGGGGTGGACCTGCTGCTGGCCGGGGACGTGCTCTACGACGCGACGATGGCGGCGCGGGTGCTGCCCTTCCTGCGACGGGCGGCCGCGGGCGGCGCCGAGGTGCTGGTGGGCGATCCCGGGCGGGGCCACCTGCCGCCGGGCGTGCTGGCTACGGTGGCGAGCTACCCCGTGCCGACCACCGAGCCATCCGTGGACTCGACCGTGCGCCGGGTGCAGGTGCTGCGCCCCCGGTGA